The following are encoded in a window of Terriglobales bacterium genomic DNA:
- a CDS encoding nuclear transport factor 2 family protein — translation MPISALMMLAGLLLFTAAQMSPRSADEQAEQQVRQASDDEVQAFLRNDPKAMGRLWSDDLVVTNPLNKLVNKQEVLGMVQSGFLVITSYDRRIEHARVYGDTVILAGSETVVWGGKMPVAGKTQQLRFTAIWMKQQGRWQEVARHANIVPQQ, via the coding sequence ATGCCAATATCGGCGTTGATGATGCTCGCCGGGCTCTTGCTGTTTACTGCGGCACAAATGTCTCCGCGATCCGCCGACGAGCAGGCGGAACAACAGGTGCGCCAAGCTAGTGACGACGAGGTTCAGGCGTTCCTGCGCAACGATCCGAAAGCGATGGGGCGGCTTTGGTCTGACGACTTGGTGGTTACCAACCCCTTGAATAAGTTGGTGAACAAACAAGAAGTGCTCGGCATGGTTCAATCCGGATTCCTCGTAATCACGTCATACGATCGTCGTATCGAACACGCGCGGGTTTATGGCGACACGGTGATCCTGGCGGGCAGTGAAACCGTTGTATGGGGCGGGAAGATGCCGGTTGCCGGCAAAACTCAGCAACTCCGATTCACCGCCATATGGATGAAGCAGCAGGGACGCTGGCAAGAGGTCGCACGTCACGCGAATATTGTTCCGCAGCAGTAG
- a CDS encoding methyltransferase domain-containing protein, translated as MATSKAKSSLARAYDDRFYGAKNEGSYASAKLILPLVFAVIKPRSVVDVGCGTGTWLKAAEELGAADYHGYDGSRPSKLYIPEERFTAADLAQPLRTGRRFDLAICCEVAEHLPLDAAEILVTTVTSLSDVVLFSAAIPGQGGRRHVNEQWPAYWQNLFEKQRYSAYDCIRPRIWNERQVDWWYRQNTVLYVADAVAARFSLPSKTAEVLSLVHPELYEAQRRKRVLKDFVRKAKRAITRT; from the coding sequence ATGGCGACCAGCAAAGCCAAATCTTCTCTCGCGCGCGCGTATGACGATCGTTTCTATGGGGCGAAGAATGAGGGCTCGTACGCGTCGGCCAAGCTCATCCTGCCGCTGGTTTTTGCCGTCATCAAGCCGCGCAGCGTGGTGGATGTCGGCTGCGGCACCGGAACCTGGTTGAAGGCGGCGGAAGAGCTCGGGGCCGCTGATTATCACGGCTACGACGGCTCACGCCCCTCCAAGCTGTACATCCCGGAAGAACGATTCACGGCCGCGGATTTGGCCCAACCTCTCCGTACTGGCCGGCGATTCGATCTCGCCATCTGCTGCGAAGTCGCCGAGCACCTGCCGCTGGATGCCGCTGAAATTCTAGTGACCACGGTCACGTCGCTGTCCGATGTTGTGCTGTTCTCGGCGGCGATACCGGGCCAGGGAGGCCGGCGCCACGTCAATGAGCAGTGGCCGGCTTACTGGCAGAACCTGTTTGAAAAACAGCGCTACTCGGCGTACGACTGCATCCGGCCGCGGATTTGGAATGAGCGGCAGGTGGATTGGTGGTACCGCCAGAACACCGTTCTCTACGTCGCCGACGCGGTCGCCGCAAGATTCTCACTGCCATCGAAGACAGCAGAGGTCCTGTCGCTGGTCCACCCGGAACTCTACGAAGCGCAACGCCGGAAGAGGGTTTTGAAAGATTTCGTCCGTAAGGCCAAGCGGGCGATCACGCGCACATAA
- a CDS encoding aminotransferase class IV produces MYRFVYHNDRVLPLEEVRLSPGQAGLINGWGIFSTVRVYDGIPFALERHYERLARDAKRIQLPLKFTLGEVRDSMLSMLQANRAGNACVRVYFIFNTVGIWKSDEQFPPVDLIMYAVDVPTRVGPTKLSVQENGRHAAHPLAGTKVTSWLGNAWMVEQAHQRGFDDALLLNERGEVAESTAANVFCVRGGDVATPPLNSGCLAGVSRAVLLEEAPKAGIAIAERTLTLEDFNYADEVFITSTTRHVQPISHIEKRAMKQAPGPVTEKLGAMFNHYVREYLGRAAAAVK; encoded by the coding sequence ATGTACCGATTTGTGTATCACAACGACCGTGTACTTCCCCTGGAAGAGGTGCGGCTGTCGCCGGGGCAGGCGGGCCTGATCAACGGGTGGGGTATCTTCAGCACGGTCCGAGTGTACGACGGCATTCCGTTCGCGCTCGAGCGGCACTACGAGCGTCTGGCACGCGATGCCAAGCGCATTCAACTGCCGCTAAAATTCACATTGGGGGAAGTTCGCGACTCCATGCTGTCGATGCTGCAGGCGAACCGCGCCGGCAACGCCTGTGTGCGTGTTTATTTCATCTTCAACACTGTTGGCATCTGGAAAAGCGACGAACAGTTTCCGCCCGTGGACCTGATCATGTACGCCGTGGACGTGCCCACCCGCGTCGGTCCAACCAAGCTCTCGGTGCAGGAGAACGGGCGCCACGCGGCGCACCCGCTGGCCGGAACGAAAGTGACTTCGTGGCTGGGCAACGCCTGGATGGTTGAACAGGCACACCAGCGCGGCTTTGACGATGCCCTGCTGCTGAACGAGCGGGGAGAGGTGGCGGAGAGCACGGCGGCCAATGTCTTCTGCGTGCGCGGCGGCGACGTGGCAACGCCTCCGCTCAATTCCGGCTGCCTGGCGGGAGTCAGCCGCGCTGTTCTTCTGGAAGAAGCGCCCAAGGCCGGAATCGCAATTGCCGAACGGACGCTGACGCTGGAGGATTTCAACTACGCCGACGAGGTGTTCATCACCTCGACCACGCGGCACGTGCAACCGATCTCGCACATCGAGAAGCGCGCGATGAAACAGGCCCCTGGTCCAGTGACGGAAAAATTGGGGGCAATGTTCAACCATTACGTGCGGGAGTATCTGGGGCGAGCGGCGGCGGCAGTGAAGTAA
- a CDS encoding MerR family transcriptional regulator, whose translation MEQRYTSNEVIALTGITARQLQWWDERGLVVPLKQGHRRLYSLDDVAEMAVICDLRRRGFSLQRVRMVIRFLQKEFGKRLVQTVSAGSDYHLLTDGKRLFLETSPQQVIDVLKNSRQAMFTICLSDTVRQVRAELQDVKSGAAQNPRPPAREKKSVRSDSGVRRLRARRVS comes from the coding sequence ATGGAGCAGCGGTACACATCGAACGAGGTCATCGCTCTGACCGGCATCACCGCGCGCCAGCTGCAGTGGTGGGACGAGCGAGGGCTGGTGGTTCCGCTCAAGCAGGGCCACCGCCGCCTCTACTCGCTGGATGATGTCGCGGAAATGGCGGTGATCTGCGATCTTCGCCGCCGCGGTTTCTCGCTACAGCGCGTCCGCATGGTGATCCGCTTCCTGCAAAAAGAATTCGGCAAGCGTCTGGTGCAGACCGTCAGCGCCGGCTCCGATTACCACCTGCTCACCGACGGCAAGCGCCTGTTCCTGGAAACCTCGCCGCAGCAGGTGATCGACGTTCTGAAAAATTCGCGCCAGGCGATGTTCACCATCTGCTTGAGCGATACGGTGCGGCAGGTGCGCGCCGAACTGCAAGACGTGAAATCCGGCGCCGCGCAAAACCCGCGCCCGCCGGCTCGGGAGAAGAAGTCGGTCCGCTCTGATTCCGGTGTGCGGCGGTTGCGCGCCCGGCGCGTTTCATAA
- the thiS gene encoding sulfur carrier protein ThiS has translation MRLLINGEERDFAGDRLTLAALVEQLGMKSDRVAIELNRDIVARDRWTTTFLSEGDRLEIVHFVGGGRS, from the coding sequence ATGCGCTTGCTCATCAACGGCGAAGAACGCGACTTTGCTGGCGACCGCCTCACCCTGGCCGCGCTGGTCGAGCAACTCGGCATGAAGTCCGACCGGGTTGCGATCGAACTCAATCGCGACATCGTCGCTCGCGACCGCTGGACGACGACGTTCCTCTCGGAAGGGGACCGGCTTGAGATCGTCCACTTCGTGGGTGGCGGCCGCTCCTGA
- a CDS encoding NADH-quinone oxidoreductase subunit C: MPVAPAITDVEQLKDRPELARLVAMRADAVEGAKFDRGELSIYLRRDAIREACALLRDDSELQYNFFSDVTCVDWYPSEPRFEVVYHLFSISKKRRVRLKVKLSGDDPVVDSVTSVWPAANFFEREVFDLFGIRFEGHPYLRRIMMPENWEGHPLRRDYPVEGYR; the protein is encoded by the coding sequence ATGCCTGTGGCGCCCGCCATCACCGACGTGGAGCAACTGAAAGACCGGCCGGAGCTGGCGCGGCTGGTGGCCATGCGCGCCGACGCGGTCGAGGGTGCGAAGTTCGATCGCGGCGAACTTAGTATCTACCTGCGACGGGACGCAATCCGGGAAGCCTGTGCTCTCCTGCGCGACGATTCCGAACTGCAATACAACTTCTTTTCCGATGTCACCTGCGTCGACTGGTACCCGTCGGAACCGCGCTTCGAAGTGGTGTATCACCTCTTCTCGATTTCGAAAAAGCGGCGCGTGCGATTGAAAGTGAAGCTCAGCGGTGACGATCCGGTGGTGGATTCGGTCACCTCCGTATGGCCGGCGGCGAACTTCTTCGAGCGCGAAGTCTTCGACCTTTTCGGCATCCGCTTTGAAGGCCATCCCTACCTGCGGCGCATCATGATGCCGGAAAACTGGGAAGGCCACCCTTTGCGCAGAGATTATCCCGTCGAGGGCTATCGCTGA
- the nuoD gene encoding NADH dehydrogenase (quinone) subunit D: protein MGHLPHIASLEESGDRTMILNMGPQHPSTHGVLRLVLEIDGETVVRMMPDIGYLHTGIEKTYEAKFYQQGVPLADRMDYLSPFSNELGFVLAAEKLLGIEAPPRAQWMRVLMNELTRLNSHLVWLGTHAIDIGAMSVLLYCFREREDILRLFEALAGQRMFDSYFRVGGLSMEPPIGFFERVKQFADRFPARINEYENLLTSNPIWMRRTKGIAHITAEDAIALGASGPTLRASGVDIDLRRDAPYSGYEKFQFNVPVSSDGDVFARYICRVQEMRESTKIIQQCLAGMPAGPIKADAPKVVLPDREKMKTQMEALIYHFKIITEGFTVPAGEVYVATESPRGELGFYMVSDGTAKPYRVHVRAPSFANLQTLSRLCEGRLIADVVAAIGSIDIVLGDVDR, encoded by the coding sequence ATGGGCCATCTTCCCCACATCGCGTCGCTGGAGGAGAGCGGCGACCGCACGATGATCCTAAACATGGGCCCGCAACACCCGTCCACCCACGGCGTGCTGCGCCTGGTGCTGGAGATTGACGGCGAAACCGTGGTTCGCATGATGCCGGACATCGGCTACCTGCACACCGGGATCGAGAAAACCTACGAGGCCAAGTTCTACCAGCAGGGCGTCCCGCTCGCCGACCGCATGGATTACCTGTCGCCATTCAGCAATGAGCTGGGCTTCGTGCTGGCGGCGGAGAAACTGCTCGGCATCGAGGCGCCCCCGCGCGCGCAGTGGATGCGCGTGCTGATGAACGAGCTGACGCGCCTGAACTCGCACCTGGTGTGGCTGGGCACGCACGCCATCGACATCGGCGCCATGTCGGTATTGCTGTATTGCTTCCGCGAGCGCGAAGACATCCTGCGCCTGTTCGAAGCGCTGGCCGGCCAGCGCATGTTCGATTCCTACTTCCGCGTCGGCGGCCTGAGCATGGAGCCGCCGATCGGATTCTTTGAACGCGTAAAACAGTTTGCCGACCGCTTCCCTGCCCGCATCAATGAATACGAAAATCTGCTGACCAGCAATCCCATTTGGATGCGGCGGACGAAGGGGATCGCGCACATCACGGCGGAGGACGCCATCGCGCTTGGCGCCAGCGGCCCGACCCTGCGCGCCAGCGGCGTGGACATTGACTTGCGCCGCGATGCCCCGTACTCGGGTTACGAGAAATTTCAATTCAACGTGCCGGTTTCCAGCGACGGCGACGTGTTCGCGCGTTACATCTGCCGCGTCCAGGAAATGCGCGAATCCACCAAGATCATTCAGCAGTGCCTGGCGGGAATGCCCGCGGGCCCGATCAAGGCCGACGCGCCGAAAGTGGTGCTGCCCGATCGCGAGAAGATGAAGACGCAGATGGAAGCGCTCATCTATCACTTCAAGATCATCACCGAAGGCTTCACGGTTCCGGCGGGCGAGGTGTACGTGGCGACGGAATCGCCGCGAGGCGAACTTGGTTTTTACATGGTGAGCGACGGCACGGCAAAGCCGTATCGCGTGCACGTGCGCGCGCCATCGTTCGCCAATTTGCAAACCCTGTCGCGGTTGTGCGAAGGCCGCCTGATCGCCGACGTCGTGGCGGCAATCGGGAGCATAGACATCGTGTTGGGGGATGTGGACCGGTAA
- a CDS encoding NAD(P)H-dependent oxidoreductase subunit E translates to MVVSEQLDAFFTEKMKDYPTRRSFLVPMLLYTQDEVGYLSDEAIAYVAQKVDLSELEVRNVISYYSMLITKPRGKYNVQVCRNICCMLRGTDEIIAHVKQRLGIGHKGTTEDRMFSFEEVECIGACSWAPAMQVNYDFHENLTTERVDDVIQQYRSKTNL, encoded by the coding sequence ATGGTAGTCAGCGAGCAACTCGACGCTTTCTTCACCGAGAAGATGAAGGACTACCCTACGCGACGGTCGTTCCTGGTCCCGATGCTCCTTTACACACAGGATGAGGTCGGCTACCTGTCCGACGAGGCGATCGCCTACGTGGCGCAGAAAGTGGATTTGAGCGAGCTCGAAGTGCGCAACGTGATCAGCTATTACTCGATGCTGATCACCAAGCCGCGCGGCAAGTACAACGTGCAGGTGTGCCGCAATATCTGCTGCATGCTGCGCGGCACCGACGAAATCATCGCGCACGTGAAGCAGCGGCTCGGCATCGGCCACAAGGGCACCACGGAAGACCGAATGTTTTCATTCGAAGAGGTGGAATGCATTGGCGCCTGCAGCTGGGCGCCGGCGATGCAAGTGAATTACGACTTTCACGAAAACTTAACGACCGAACGCGTGGACGACGTCATACAACAGTATCGAAGCAAGACTAATTTGTAA
- a CDS encoding four helix bundle protein: MATTSEITSPEQLRDRTKAFASRIIRLFRALPSKAEAQVIGRQLLRAGTSVGANYRSACRGRSRPDFISKLGIVVEEADETIYWLELLGENGIMAQSKLESLLKEAHELTAIFTASLSSSRSHR; this comes from the coding sequence ATGGCGACGACATCCGAGATTACGAGTCCGGAGCAGTTGCGCGACCGAACAAAAGCGTTTGCTAGCAGGATCATCCGGCTTTTTCGGGCTCTGCCCTCGAAAGCGGAAGCACAGGTGATCGGGAGACAGTTGTTGCGCGCCGGAACCTCGGTTGGAGCAAACTACCGCTCGGCGTGTCGGGGTCGCTCGCGGCCGGATTTCATTTCGAAGCTCGGAATCGTGGTCGAGGAAGCGGACGAAACGATTTACTGGCTGGAGTTGCTAGGCGAGAACGGCATTATGGCGCAAAGCAAGCTGGAGTCATTACTGAAAGAAGCGCATGAGCTGACCGCGATTTTCACGGCTTCGCTCAGCAGTTCGCGGTCGCACAGGTAA
- the nuoF gene encoding NADH-quinone oxidoreductase subunit NuoF — protein MADLVSHPDEVKVVSRRFGQGAAKIDRYLELDGYKAVQKALALGADGIINEVKASNLRGRGGAGFPTGMKWSFVPKESPKPKYVLCNGDESEPGTCKDRLILEHDPHAVIEGTVIAGLSIRAKIGYIYIRGEYRYLVNIMRQALSDAYARRFLGKNIFGSGIDFDVYWHTGAGAYEVGEESALMESLEGKRGIPRIRPPFPAVVGLWGGPTIINNVETLASVPHVMLGGGTKYAEIGTPKNGGTRLFCLSGHVNKPGVYELPLGYNLRKMIEEVGGGIWKGRQLKAITPGGSSVPVLKAEECDIAMDFDSCMKAGTFLGSGGVIVLDDQTCMVKYAQRIMMFYQHESCGWCIPCREGTDWLKKTLNRFHAGAGVKKDIDNIQYLAENMLGRTFCPLGDAAAMPIISIVKKFREEFEAHLEGRPCPYEKNTVEQLPVLA, from the coding sequence ATGGCTGACTTGGTTTCCCATCCCGACGAGGTGAAGGTCGTCTCCCGGCGCTTCGGCCAGGGTGCGGCCAAAATCGACCGCTACCTCGAACTAGACGGCTACAAGGCGGTGCAGAAGGCCCTCGCGCTCGGCGCGGACGGAATCATCAACGAGGTCAAGGCGTCGAACCTGCGCGGTCGTGGCGGCGCCGGCTTTCCCACCGGCATGAAGTGGTCGTTCGTTCCCAAGGAATCGCCGAAACCGAAATACGTGCTCTGCAACGGCGACGAGAGTGAACCCGGCACCTGCAAAGACCGGCTCATCCTGGAGCACGATCCGCACGCGGTGATCGAGGGCACGGTGATCGCCGGCCTCTCCATTCGGGCCAAGATCGGGTACATCTACATCCGCGGCGAGTACCGGTACCTGGTCAACATCATGCGCCAGGCGCTCAGCGATGCTTATGCCCGTCGCTTTCTCGGCAAGAATATTTTCGGCAGCGGCATCGATTTTGACGTGTACTGGCACACCGGCGCCGGCGCATACGAGGTTGGAGAAGAATCGGCGCTGATGGAATCGCTGGAGGGAAAGCGCGGGATTCCGCGCATCCGTCCGCCCTTCCCTGCCGTCGTCGGACTCTGGGGCGGCCCCACCATCATTAATAATGTTGAGACCCTGGCCAGCGTGCCGCACGTCATGCTCGGCGGCGGCACAAAATACGCCGAGATCGGGACGCCGAAAAACGGCGGCACGCGCCTGTTCTGCCTGAGCGGGCACGTCAATAAGCCCGGCGTGTACGAGCTTCCGCTTGGCTACAACCTGCGCAAGATGATCGAGGAAGTCGGCGGCGGCATCTGGAAAGGCCGCCAGTTGAAGGCGATCACGCCCGGGGGATCGTCGGTGCCGGTGCTCAAAGCGGAAGAGTGCGACATCGCCATGGATTTTGATTCCTGCATGAAGGCGGGGACGTTTCTCGGCTCCGGCGGCGTGATCGTGCTCGACGACCAGACCTGCATGGTGAAGTACGCGCAGCGCATCATGATGTTCTACCAACACGAGAGCTGCGGCTGGTGCATTCCTTGCCGCGAAGGTACGGACTGGCTGAAGAAGACGTTGAACCGCTTCCACGCCGGTGCCGGCGTGAAGAAGGACATCGACAACATTCAATACCTGGCGGAAAACATGCTGGGGCGCACGTTCTGCCCGCTGGGCGACGCTGCCGCCATGCCGATCATTTCGATCGTCAAGAAATTCCGGGAAGAATTCGAAGCACACCTGGAGGGTAGGCCGTGTCCTTATGAGAAGAACACGGTCGAGCAATTGCCGGTGCTCGCATAA
- a CDS encoding molybdopterin-dependent oxidoreductase, producing the protein MADVNITIDGKKITAPSGTLLIEACKSAGIEIPSFCYYPGLSLQGACRMCLVRIEKMPKLQTACTTVISEGMNVSSENDEVRQARKSMLELLLGNHPLDCPVCDAGGECELQDMTFTYGAAESKLIDIKNHRDEQQWSPVVYFDRPRCIMCYRCVRVCGEGMDVWALGVQNRGSSQTIAPNKQDYLWCEECGMCIDICPVGALTSGAYRYKTRPWEMHHVGSICTHCGDGCKTTLGVRRAPGGMEIVRGDNRDKSGINADFLCIKGRYAFDFADDPRRLKQPMIRRDGRLQPATWEDALELIGTRFKQIKEEHGGRAFGVIGSNRTSNEENYLLQKFARTVMGTNSVDHHRTADFPGFVNALGGNDRTASMRDVTIAPAILLIGNNPTDQHPLLAWQIRNNVRLRRARLYVVNSSPIKLRRQAAVFSQVSEDNGESAFVHFLAGNDAAPSALAAGETSADTLSQLREKLRGEQQLVVIFGSELRAAGIAELVRALPNAKFICLGDYANSRGAADMGLFPDLLPGYLPVNAALPQEEWFASVPRQPGLDLRGMFDGAKDGSIKALYIVGSNPVARYGLDAFVLSKAFVVVQDMFLNETAVAADVVLPAACAYEKSGTFTNTCGDLQLLRKAGEVEGTKTDFEIIVRIAAQTGYDVRKLVPFGQRLRVDMGQSRGAQSGEADRHAIWLERHGLEPKLSPFDALAMLDEIQRLVPGYDVSRLNLMAGNDEHTRIVPVSGVPSHPDLIVPSEDTLFTSGTLGRFSKTLNSVIESEQKDPADKEVAV; encoded by the coding sequence ATGGCTGACGTCAACATCACGATCGACGGCAAGAAGATCACGGCGCCCTCGGGAACGCTGCTGATCGAGGCCTGCAAGTCGGCAGGCATCGAGATCCCGTCGTTCTGCTATTACCCCGGGTTGTCGCTGCAGGGCGCGTGCCGAATGTGCCTGGTGCGGATCGAAAAAATGCCGAAGCTGCAGACCGCCTGCACCACCGTGATCAGCGAAGGCATGAACGTCAGCAGCGAGAACGATGAGGTCCGGCAGGCGCGCAAGTCGATGCTGGAGTTGCTGCTCGGCAACCATCCGTTGGATTGCCCGGTGTGCGACGCCGGAGGCGAGTGCGAACTGCAGGACATGACCTTCACCTACGGCGCCGCCGAGTCCAAGCTGATCGACATCAAGAACCACCGCGACGAGCAGCAGTGGTCGCCCGTGGTGTACTTCGACCGGCCGCGCTGCATCATGTGTTACCGCTGCGTGCGCGTCTGCGGCGAGGGCATGGACGTGTGGGCGCTGGGCGTGCAGAACCGCGGCTCGTCGCAGACCATCGCGCCCAACAAGCAAGATTACCTGTGGTGCGAAGAATGCGGCATGTGCATTGACATCTGCCCGGTCGGCGCGCTCACCAGCGGCGCCTATCGCTACAAGACGCGGCCCTGGGAGATGCACCACGTCGGCTCGATCTGCACCCATTGCGGCGACGGGTGCAAGACCACGCTCGGGGTGCGGCGCGCGCCGGGGGGCATGGAGATCGTGCGCGGTGACAATCGCGACAAGAGCGGCATCAACGCCGATTTCCTCTGCATCAAGGGACGCTACGCGTTCGATTTTGCCGACGACCCGCGCCGCCTCAAGCAGCCGATGATCCGACGTGATGGCAGGCTTCAACCGGCCACGTGGGAAGACGCATTGGAGCTGATTGGCACACGGTTCAAGCAGATCAAGGAAGAACATGGCGGCCGGGCGTTCGGGGTAATCGGCTCGAACCGGACGAGCAACGAAGAGAATTACCTGCTGCAGAAATTCGCGCGCACGGTGATGGGCACCAACAGCGTTGACCACCACCGCACCGCCGATTTTCCCGGCTTCGTGAACGCCCTCGGCGGAAACGACCGCACCGCGAGCATGCGCGACGTTACCATCGCGCCGGCGATCTTGCTCATCGGCAACAACCCCACCGACCAGCACCCGCTGCTCGCCTGGCAGATCCGCAACAACGTGCGCCTGCGCCGCGCGCGGCTGTACGTGGTTAATTCCTCGCCTATCAAGTTGCGCCGCCAGGCCGCGGTGTTCTCGCAAGTTTCCGAAGACAACGGGGAGAGCGCGTTCGTTCACTTCCTCGCCGGAAACGATGCTGCGCCATCCGCGCTGGCAGCCGGTGAAACATCGGCGGACACGCTTTCGCAACTGCGTGAAAAACTTCGCGGTGAGCAGCAGCTGGTCGTGATCTTCGGTTCTGAATTGCGCGCTGCCGGCATTGCCGAACTGGTGCGCGCGTTGCCGAATGCCAAGTTCATTTGCCTGGGTGACTACGCGAACTCCCGAGGCGCCGCCGACATGGGCTTGTTTCCCGACCTGCTGCCCGGATACCTGCCGGTCAACGCCGCACTGCCGCAGGAAGAGTGGTTCGCCTCGGTTCCCAGGCAGCCGGGCCTGGACCTGCGCGGAATGTTCGATGGCGCCAAAGACGGCAGCATCAAGGCGCTCTACATCGTCGGCTCGAATCCGGTCGCCCGCTACGGCCTCGATGCGTTCGTGTTGTCAAAGGCGTTCGTCGTCGTGCAGGACATGTTCTTGAATGAGACCGCCGTGGCTGCCGACGTCGTACTGCCGGCAGCGTGCGCTTACGAGAAGTCGGGCACCTTCACCAACACTTGCGGCGATCTGCAATTGCTGCGCAAGGCGGGGGAAGTTGAAGGTACCAAGACGGATTTCGAGATCATCGTCCGCATTGCCGCGCAAACCGGCTACGACGTTCGCAAGCTTGTGCCCTTCGGGCAGCGCCTGCGCGTCGACATGGGGCAGTCGCGCGGGGCTCAATCCGGCGAGGCCGATCGTCACGCGATCTGGCTGGAACGTCACGGGCTGGAACCGAAGCTAAGCCCGTTTGATGCGCTGGCAATGTTGGACGAGATCCAGCGCCTCGTGCCCGGCTACGATGTCTCGCGTCTGAACCTGATGGCCGGCAACGACGAGCACACGCGCATCGTGCCGGTCAGTGGCGTTCCGAGCCATCCCGACCTGATCGTGCCGTCGGAGGACACGCTGTTTACCTCGGGCACGCTCGGAAGGTTCTCGAAGACGCTGAATTCGGTCATCGAGAGCGAGCAGAAGGATCCGGCCGACAAAGAAGTCGCGGTTTGA
- the nuoH gene encoding NADH-quinone oxidoreductase subunit NuoH, producing the protein MFVLVSIVKIVIALVVLLTIVAYTVWLERKLVGHIQNRWGPSRVGPFGLLQPLADGLKFIFKEDLTPPYVNRSLYLLAPILSLTLALTSIAVIPFGGWVTIRGARIPFQITDVNVALLVILGITSMGVYGIALAGWSSNSKYSLLGSLRASAQMVSYEVTLGLSLVGVLILSGTFSLRGIVERQLGGFWHWNIFGGGSFPQIFAFFIYLCAAFAETNRVPFDLPEAETELVAGYHTEYSSMKFAMFFMAEYANMVTVACLASVLFLGGWSGPVFGPALLQALLPLFWFFLRVLFFLFLYIWIRGTLPRFRYDQLMAFSWKFLLPLSVANVIITSLAVALRA; encoded by the coding sequence ATGTTTGTCCTGGTCTCGATCGTCAAGATCGTGATCGCGCTGGTAGTGCTTCTGACCATCGTCGCCTACACGGTATGGCTCGAACGCAAGCTCGTGGGCCATATTCAGAACCGCTGGGGACCGTCGCGCGTAGGCCCGTTCGGACTGCTGCAGCCGCTCGCCGACGGCTTAAAGTTTATCTTTAAAGAAGACCTCACACCTCCTTATGTCAACAGGTCCTTGTACCTGCTGGCGCCGATCTTATCGTTGACCCTGGCGCTGACTTCCATCGCCGTCATTCCCTTCGGCGGCTGGGTGACGATTCGGGGCGCGCGCATTCCTTTCCAGATCACCGACGTCAACGTCGCGCTGCTGGTCATCCTGGGGATCACGTCCATGGGCGTGTACGGTATCGCACTCGCGGGATGGTCTTCGAACAGCAAGTATTCGCTGCTCGGCTCGTTGCGGGCGAGCGCGCAGATGGTGAGTTACGAGGTCACGCTCGGCCTGTCGCTGGTCGGCGTTCTCATCCTCTCCGGCACCTTCAGCCTGCGCGGAATTGTGGAGCGGCAACTCGGAGGCTTCTGGCATTGGAACATTTTCGGTGGCGGCTCGTTCCCGCAAATCTTCGCTTTTTTCATTTATCTTTGCGCCGCGTTCGCGGAGACCAACCGCGTGCCCTTCGACCTGCCGGAAGCGGAAACCGAACTGGTCGCCGGCTACCACACCGAGTACAGCTCGATGAAGTTCGCCATGTTCTTCATGGCCGAGTACGCCAACATGGTGACCGTTGCCTGTCTTGCCTCGGTGCTATTCCTGGGCGGATGGAGCGGGCCGGTATTCGGGCCAGCGCTGCTGCAGGCCCTGTTGCCCTTGTTCTGGTTTTTCCTGCGGGTGCTGTTTTTCCTTTTTTTATATATCTGGATCCGCGGAACGTTGCCGCGCTTCCGCTACGACCAGTTGATGGCGTTCAGTTGGAAATTCCTGCTGCCGCTATCGGTCGCCAACGTCATCATCACCAGCCTGGCCGTGGCATTGCGAGCGTGA